A region of the Conyzicola lurida genome:
CCCGATCTCGGCGACCTCGTGCAGGCCGAGTTCTTCGCCCTGGTAGATGTAACTCGCCCCGGGCAGCGCGAGCATAAAGAGCGTCGCGGCCCGCGCCCGCCGTTCGCCACGCCCGCGGTCGAGCACGGGGTCCACTCCACCGGAGATCACCCAGTCGGTGCCGTGCTTGCGCACCGGGGCGCCGCCCGCGTCGCGGTCGGGGTGCGGGAGCCCGTACCTCGTCGCGTGGCGCACGACGTCGTGGTTCGACAGCACCCAGGTGCTCGACGAGCCCGACTGCTCCGCGAGCTCGAGGTTGTCGACGACGATGCGGCGGAACTGCGCGGCGTCGAAGTCGGCGAGCAGCAGGTCGAAGTTGAAGGCCTGGCCGAGGCTGTCGCGGCTGGCGTAGAGAGGCACGCGCGACCGGTGGACCCACGCCTCGGCGACGGCGGTGCGGGGCGGGTCGTAGGAATCGAAGACCCGACGCCACTCCGCGTAGACCTCGTGCACGTCATCCCGGTCGACCATCGGGTGCAGGCCGTCGACCGGCAGGGCGTCGAGTTCGCTGCGCGAGAGCAGCGGCTCGGTCAGGTCTTTCGTGAGCATGTGCGCCACGTCGATGCGGAACCCGTCGACACCGCGGTCGGACCAGAAGCGCAGGGTGGTGACGAAGTCGGCACGCACCTCGGGGTTCGCCCAGTTGAGGTCGGGCTGCTCGACGGCGAAACTGTGCAGGTACCACTGGCCGTCGGCCACGCGTTCCCACGCCGGCCCGCCGAACATCGACACCCAGTCGGTGGGTGGCTCCGCGCCATCCGGACCCGTGCCCTCACGGAAGAGGTACCGCTCACGGGCGGCGGACCCGCGGCCGGCATCGAGCGCCTCCTGGAACCACTCGTGCTGGTCGGAGGTGTGGTTCGGCACGATGTCGACGACGATCTTGACGCCCCGCGCGTGCAGCGCGGCTACCAGCTCGTCGAAGTCGGCGAGGGTGCCGAGGCGCGGGTCGACGTCGCGGTAGTCGGCGACGTCGTAGCCGCCGTCGGCGAGCGCGGACGGGTAGAACGGGCTCAGCCAGACGGCGTCGATGCCGAGCCGCTCGAGGTAGTCGATCCGCGAGGTGATGCCGGCGATGTCGCCGAGCGCGTCACCGTTCGAATCGGCGAAACTGCGCGGGTAGATCTGGCAGACCGCGCCCTGTCGCCACCATTCCTCGGTCGGCTCCATCGCCCATCCCTTCACCACGCTGCTGAACTGTGTCTGCACGATACTCTGCAGCGCCTGCGGGGCCAACTCGGCGGACTACAGCACGTGGTGCCGCCCGCTCGGCAGCACGAGCGGCTTTCCCGTCAGCGGGTCGCCGATGACGCGGCTGTCGAGGCCGAACACCTCTTTCACCACCACCTCGGTGATGACCTCGCCCGGTCCGCCGATGGCGTGCACGCGGCCGTCGCGCACGGCGACCAGCTCGTCGGCGTAGCGGGCTGCGAGGTTGAGGTCGTGGAGCACCATCACGATCGTGGTGCCGCGTTCGCGGTTGAGGTCGGTGAGCAGGTCGAGCACCTCGATCTGATGGGCGACATCGAGGAACGTCGTCGGTTCGTCGAGGAGCAGGATGTCGGTCTCCTGGGCGAGCGCCATGGCGATCCAGACGCGCTGCTGCTGGCCGCCCGAGAGCTCGTCGACCGAGCGGTCGGCGAGGTCGGAGATGCCCGTGGCGGCGAGCGCGTCGGCGACGGCCTCGTAGTCGCGCGGGCTCCAGCGGGCGAGCATGCGCTGGTGCGGATGGCGTCCGCGGCCGACCAGGTCGGCGACGGCGATGCCCTCGGGGGCGACGGGGCGCTGCGGCAGCAGGCCGAGGGTGCGGGCGATCTCCTTCGAGTGCTGCTGCTGCAACGAGGTGCCGTCGAGCATGACCCGGCCCTCCTTCGGCGGGAGCAGCCGGGCGAGGGCGCGCAGCAGCGTCGACTTGCCGCAGCCGTTCGCGCCGACGATGACGGTGATCTTGCCCGGTGCGATGGCGAGGTCGAGCGACTCGACGACGAGGCGGTCGCCGTAGGCCAAGGTGATGCCCTCGGCGGCGAGTTGGTGGGCGTGGGTCATATCGAGCCTCCCGTGCGGTTCGATCGGATGAGGAGGTAGACGAGGTACGGGGCACCGAGCACACCGGTGATCACGCCGACCGGGTAGCGGTTGTCGAACGCGAACTGCCCGACGAGGTCGGCCGAGAGCACCAGCAGCGCGCCGACGAGGCCGGACGACAGCGCGAGGGACGCGCCGGGCCCGACGATGCGCGCCGCGATCGGGCCGGCCATGAACGCGACGAACGCGATGGGGCCGCTCGCCGCGGTGGCGAAGGCGAGCAGCGCGACGGCACCGACGATGAGCACGACGCGGGTGCGCTGCACGTGCACGCCGAGGGCGGCGGCCGAATCGTCGCCGAGGCGCAGCGCACCGAGGTGGCGCTCGTGCAGCAGCAGAACGGGGATCAGCACCACGCACGCCAGGGCGACCGGCATGATCTTCGACCACGAGGCGCCGTTGAGACTTCCCGTGAGCCACTGCATCGCCATCTGCAGATCCCACGACGCGGCGCGCGACAGCACGTAGGAGACGACGCTGTCGAGCATCGCCGCGACGCCGATGCCGATCAGGATGAGCCGGGTGCCCGCGAAGCCTTTGCGGTTGGCGAGCAGGTAGATCGCCGCCGCGGTGAGCAGGGCGGCCCCGAGGGCGAGCAGCGACACGGCGGACTCGGTGAACCCGAACACGATGATGCCGACGACCGCGGCGGCACTCGCGCCCGAGCTAATTCCGATGATGTCGGGGCTCGCGAGCGGGTTGCGCAGCATGGTCTGGAAGGTGACGCCGGCGATGCCGAAGCAGAAGCCCGTGATCAGGCCGAGGGTCGCCCGCGGCAGGCGCAGCTCGCCGACCGTGAAGGATGCGCCGGGAACCGTCTCGCCGAGGATGACGCGCACGACCTTGTCGATTCCGTAGAACGTGTTGCCGACCATGAGGCTGAGCAGGAACACCGCGAGCACCGCCGCGGCGATCCCGCCGGTGAGCGCGGCGCGACGCCGGACGCGCGCTCGGCGGCCCGCGACGAGAGCGACGCCGCTCACAGCTCGCGCACTCTCTGCCGGCGGACGATCCAGATGAAGAAGGGGGCGCCGATGAACGCGGTGATGATTCCGACCTCGATCTCCTGGGGGCGCGCGACGACCCGGCCGACGACGTCGGCGGCCACGAGCAGGGCCGCGCCGACGACCGCGGAGAACGGCAGGAGCCAGCGCAGGTCGGTTCCGACGATGAGGCGGCAGAGGTGTGGGACGACGAGGCCGACGAAGCCGATCGGGCCGGCGATGGCGGTCGCCGCACCGCAGAGGATGACGGCGCCTGCGGCGGCGATCAGGCGGGCGCGGAGCACGTTCTCGCCGAGGCCGGCCGCGAGGTCGTCGCCGAGCGCGAGCATGTTCATGCCGCGCGCCGAGAAGAAGCAGATGGCCGCGCCGACGACGAGGAACGGAATGATCAGGCCGACGCGGTCCCACGTCGCTCCCCCGACGCCGCCGATCTGCCAGAAGCGGAACGTGGTCAGCACGTCGATCCGGGGCAGCAGGATGGCGCTGATGAGCGAGCTGAACGTGGCCGAGATCGCGGCCCCGGCGAGCGCGAGTTTGAGCGGGGTCGCGCCGTCACGGCCGAGCGACCCGACGGTGTAGACGAAGGCGGCGGCGAGCGCGGCGCCCCCGATGGCGACCCAGATGTAGAGGAACGGGTCGGACATGCCGAAGAAGGCGATGCCCGTGACCACGGCGAGTCCGGCACCGGTCGAGACGCCGAGGATTCCGGGGTCGGCGAGCGGGTTGCGGGTGACCGCCTGCATCGTCGCTCCCGAGAGCGCGAGAGCCGCGCCCACGAGCAATGCGAGCACGGTTCGCGGGATGCGCTTGATGACCGCGGCCTCCGAGATGCCGTCGGTGGTGCCGCCGAGGGCGGAGAACACCTCGCTGAACGAGACCTCCCGGGTGCCGAAGGCGACCGAGAGCACGAACAGCAGCGCGAGCACGGCGAGGCCCACGAATAACCAGATCAGACGAACTGCCGTCGAACGTCGCAAACGAGCGACGTCCGACGGCAGGACGCTGGGGTGAGGCTGGATCAACCGGCGAACGGCGCGGCCAGGAGACCGAAGTACTCGTCGACGCCCCATCCGATGGAGAGCGGCGACGGGTTGGCGGATGCCGCGAGCGGCGTTCCGTTCTCGAACACCACGATGTTGCCGGCGGCGATCGCGGGGATCTGCGAGAGCAGGGGGTCGGCCTGCAGGTCGGCGACGATCGTTCCGCCGGCGTCGCCGTAGGTCACGAACACGTCGACGTCGGAGAAGCGGTCGGCCTCTTCGGAGCTGACGGTGACGTAGAACTCGTCGGTGCCCTCGGACTCCTCGGTGACGATCTCGGGCATGGGCAGACCGTGGTCGGCGAGGAAGCCGGGACGCGTGTCGTGGCTCGTGTAGAAGCCGATCTGGCTGAAGTCGGTCGGGTCGATGAAGGAGAACAGCACCTTCTTGCCCTCCAGCTCGGGGTGGTTCGCGAGTGCGGCGTCGGTCTCGCTCTCGAGGTCGGCGACGAGCTGCTCGCCCTCTGCTTCGAGGCCGAGGGCCTTCGAGTTGAGCAGCGTCATCTCGCTGAGCGATGCTCCCCATGCGACATCCGGGTACGCCACGACGGGGGCGATCTTGGAGAGGGTGTCGTACTCCTCCTGGCTCAGCCCCGAATAGGCGGCGAGGATGACGTCGGGCTCGGTGTCGGCCACGGCCTCGAAGTCGATGCCGTCGGTCTCGTCGAACAGCACGGGCGTTTCGGCGCCGAGCTCCTCGAGTGTGTCCTCGACCCACGGCAGCACGCCGTTGTCGTCGTCGTCGCCCCAGGTGACCTTGCTCATGCCGACCGGCACGATGCCGAGGGCCAGCGGCACCTCGTGGTTCGACCAGGCGACGGTCGCGACGCGTTCGGGCTTCGACTCGATGGTCGTGGTGCCGTAGACGTGCTCGATCGTGACGGGGAAGACACCGTCGCCGGCGGCGGCCTCGGTGTCGTCCGCGGCGGGTGCGCAGGCGGAGAGGGAGAGGGCGACTGTGGCGACGGCGACGACGCCGAAGATGCGGAGGGAGCTCAAGCTGTTCCTTCGGTAGGGGGCTGTGTTATGTAAGGCTTACCTACCCTAATGGTAGATTGGGGGCGATGTGCACCCCCATTGACGATGATCTCGCCGCGGCCCTCGCCCCCGACCGCCTCTCCCTGTGGACGGCCGACCGGGGACCCCAGCCGTCGACGGTCTACGTGGAGCGTGCCGACGGGGTGCCGATCGCCGCCGTGCTGGCCACCCGGCGACCGGCGACGGCGGCGACGAAAATCGCCGACGTCTGGCTGTCCGACGGCGCCGGAGCCGAGGCCGCCCTCGCGAAACTCGTCGATGCCGTGGTCGACGAGTCGCTCTCCCGCGGCGACGTCGCGGTGAAGTGGCAGGGCGTCGTCGCGTCGCCGGAGCGCTACGGCTTCACCCCTCTGCGCACGCCCTACGCCTCCGCGCCCGGCACCGAGGGAGTCGCCGGGTTCGTCCGCTGGCTACGGCCGGTGCCGCACGACGAACCGCCGTACTACTCGCAGACCAGCACCTTCACCTGCGGCGCGGTGACCGCGCTGCTCGCGTCCGAGATCCGCGGCTCGGGCGGCTTCGGCGCTGACGCGGGCAATCGCGACCGCGAACTCGATTTCTGGCGCACGGCGAGCAACTATCCGACCTGCGAACCGGTGGGGTTGGCTGTCGCCCTCCGCGAATCATTGGATGACGCGGCCGGCACGAATCCCGTCGAGGTGTTCCTCGACCACGACGGTCCGGTGCTGCTCGAGTCGTACACCGCGGCCTTCGACCGGTCATTCCGCGCCGAGCTGCAGGCGAACTCCCTGCAGAAGGCGCTCGGGTCCGACATCGCCGTGCGCCGCGAGCGCGTGTCGGTCGCCGAGATCGAGTCGCGCCTTCGGGACGGCGAACTGGCACTTCTGCTCATCGACCTCGAGCCGATGTACGGGTTCACCGTGCCGCACTGGGTGCTGGCGCACTCCGCCGGCGACGGCGTGGTCGTCATCGACGATCCGTGGATCTCGGTGAACTGGGGCGAGACCTGGGTCGACGCGCACGAGCTGCCGATAGCGACGGCCGACCTCGACCGCATGCTCGCCTGGGGAGACGACGGCTACCGCGGCGTCGTGTTCCTGCGCCGCCCCTAGGCGCGCAGTCCCGCCAGGAACTCCCGCACCGCGAACGTCACGAACCCGGGGCGCTCGTCGAGCAGCCCGTGGCCCGCGCCCGGCACGATGCAGAGCTGCGCGCCCGGGATCGACTCCGCCATGAGCGCGCTGTGGTCGAGCCGGATCACGTCGTGGTCGCCCGCCATGATCAGCGTCGGCGATTCCACGCGCGCGAGGTCGGCGGGCGCGATCGCGGGTTCCGTCGTCCACAGGCGCGTCAGCTTCTCCATCACGACATCGGCGTGTTCGGGACCGTCGGGCGACAGCTCGTCGTACCACTGGCGGGCGCGGTCGGGGTCGGCCGCGACATCCGCCCCCTCGTTCTTCTCGGCCTCGCCCGAGCTCGCGACGAAACCGGCCGGGTCGAGATTGCCGCTGATCGAGACGAGAGACCGGATGCGGCGGGGATGCTGCAGCGCGACGAGCAGACCGATGATCGCGCCGTCGCTGAAGCCCACGATGTGCGCGTCGGCGAGCCCGACCTCGTCCAGGTAGGCGATCGTGTCGGCGACGCTCTCGGCGTAGCCCATCGGGCCCGCGCGGTCGGGCGAGCGGCCGTGACCCGGGCGCTCGGGGGCGTAGACCGTGTAGTCGCCGCTCAGCGCCTCGAGCTGCGGGCGCATCATCTCGATCGAGCAGAAGCCCCCGTGCAGCAGGAGCACGGGCTCCCCCGCCCCGTGGATCTCGTGGTAGATCGGGGTGCCGCGCACGGTCGTCATGGTCATGCCGAGTGATCCTACAGAAACGGCCCGGCCCCCTGAGGGACCGGGCCGTTTCCGACTACTTGGCGACCAGGACGGGGTCGTCTGCCGGCGGGACGGGGTGGGAGCGCTCGAGCGAGGCACCCTCGACGTCGACGTTCGGCAGGATGCGGTCGAGCCACTTCGGCATCCACCAGGCCGCGTCACCGAGGAGGTGCATGACCGCCGGGATGATGAGCAGGCGCACGACGAACGCGTCGAGCAGCACGCCGAGCGCGAGGCCCAGACCGATCGACTGGATCATGACCGAGTTGGAGAACATGAATCCGCCGAAGACGGAGATCATGATCAGCGCCGCAGCGATGACCACGCTGCGGCCGGCGTGCAGACCGCGCTGCACCGCGAGGCGCGACGGCGTGCCGTGGGCGTACGCCTCGCGCATGCCGCTGACCAGGAACAGCTGGTAGTCCATCGCGAGTCCGAACAGGATTCCCACCACGAGGATCGGCAGGAAGCTCAGGATCGGGCCCGGATCGTGCACACCGAAGACCGGCGCGAGCCAACCCCACTGGAATACCGCGGTGATGCCGCCGAAGGCCGCGAAGAGCGAGAGCACGAAGCCGAGGGTCGCCGTGACCGGCACGAGGATCGAGCGGAACACGAAGATCAGGATGATCAGCGAGAGTCCGACGACGACGAGCAGGTAGAGCGGCAGGGCGTCGGCGAGCTTCTCGCTGACGTCGATGTTGCCCGACGCGTTGCCGGCGACGCCGAGGGTGGCGACACCGTCGATCTCGAGGCCGCGCAGGTCGCGCACGAGCTGCTCGGTCGACTCGCTGGTCGGGCCCTCGCCGGGCACGACCTGGAAGGCGAGCAGCATGTCGTCATCCGACGCGCCGATCGGGGCGATGGCGACGACGTCGTTCTCGGCCTTCAGGATGGTGCCGATGCGCACCTGCTCCGAGATCAGCGTGTCGTCGGTGACGGCCTCGTCGAGGTCGGCCACGACGATGAGCGGGCCGTTGACTCCCGCGCCGAACTTGTCGTCGATGAGCTTGTACGCCTTGTAGGCGCTCGAGTCGACCGGCTCGGACGATCCGGCCGGCAGACCGAGCCGCATCGAGAGCGCGGGGATCGCGACGATGAGCAGCACGGCGATACCGGCGACCACCGTGATGACGGCGCGCACGGTGTTCATCGGCTTCTGCGGCACGCGCGACTTCTCGTCGGCCTTGCCGATGCGGGCGCGGGCCTTCTTCGTCAGGATCTTGTCGCCGACGAGGCTGAGCACGGCGGGCGTGAGCGTCACGGCGATCAGGATCGCGACGAGCACGCAGATCGCGCCGACGGTTCCCATCAGGCCGAGGAACGGGATGCCGGTCAGGTTGAGGGCCAGCAGCGCGATGAGCACGGTGGAGCCGGCGAAGACGACCGCGTTGCCCGAGGTGCCGTTCGCGAGTCCGATCGACTCCTGGAGCGGGACGCCGTTGCGCAACTGGGTGCGGTGCCGGTTGAGGATGAAGAGCGAGTAGTCGATGCCGACTGCGAGGCCGAGCATCACGCCCAGCACCGGGGTGACCGAGAGCATGGTGACGGTTCCCGACAGCGCGAGCGAGGCGAGCACGCCGACTCCGACGCCGATGATGGCGTTGATCAGCGGCAGGCTGGCGCCGATGAGCGTGCCGAGCATGACGAAGAGCACGATCGCGGCGAAGATGACGCCGCCGATTTCTCCCGGGCCGAGGATCTCGGGGATGCTCGCGGCGATGTCGTTGGACACCTCGACGTCGACGCCGTCGATGTCGGCGTCGTTCATCGCGTCGACGATCGCTTCCTTCGCTTCGGCGGGCACGAGGTTCAGCGACTTGTCGAACTGGATGCCGGCGACCGCGGTGGTGCCGTCGTTCGAGACCTGGCGGATTTCTGCGGCGAGGTCGAGCAGCGAGGCGCCGTCCTCGAGCGTGGTGGACTGCGTCTCGAGTTCGGTGCGGCCCTCGTCGAGGGTGGTCTGCTGGGCCTCGATCTGCGCGGTTCCGGCGTCGATCTGGGCCTGTCCGGCCGCGATCTGCGCCTGCGCGGCGGCGGAATCGCCGGCCTGTGCGGCGAGCGCGTCGAGCTGAGCCTGTCCGGCGGCGATCTGGGCCTTCGCGGCGTCGATCTGGGCCTGGCCCGCCTCGAGCTGCGTGGTCGCATCGGCGATCTGCTGACGGCCGGCGGCGATCGTGTCGGCCTGCCCGTCGATCTGCGCCTGGGTGTCGAACGGGTTGGTGGTCGCCTTCACGTCGTCGAGCTCTTCGGTGTCGGTGAGCAGGTCGCCGATGGCGGTCTGCTGCGCCTCGGTGAAGGGCTCGTCGTCAGACGTCGTGAAGACCACGGTGCCGCGGCCACCGCTGGCGGCCGGGAACTCGTCGGCGAGCTGGTCGCTCACCGTCTGGGTCGCGGTGCCGGGGATGCTCACCGCGGAGGAGAGCGTGCCGCCGAACAGCGCGAACGCGCCGCCGGCGAGGGCGAGAATCGCCAGCCATGCGACGATGACCAACCATGCTCGACGGGCGGAGAACCGACCGATTCGGTAGAGAAGGGATGCCATGTTCCTCAGGATCTTTCTAAATGGGCGGGCGTTGTGTTGTCGATCTCACGTCGCGTCATCGGGAAGAGAGAGGTAAGCAGGGGGGGCTAGTAGCCGCGGCGGATCGTCTCGATCAGGCGGTCGAGCAGTTCGGCCCAGACGGCGCGTGATGCGTCGTCGAGGCCGGCTCCGGTCTGGGCGATCCAGTGGGCGGATGTCACGGCGAGACCGTTGATCAGGGAGCTGACGAGCACCGCCGCCTCGAAGTCGTCGATCTCGCTGGCGCGACCCGAGATCTCGAGGGTGAGCTGGTCGGTCGCCCGGATGAAGATGTCGTTCATGGCGTGGTGCGCGTCGCCACCCGTCCCGAGCACGCCGCAGAGATAGGCGATGACGGTCGGCAGGTCGATGTGGCGCAGCACGGTGGTGATGTCGGCGAAGAGGGTGACGCGGCTGCCATCGGCGGCCGGGGTCGCCGCGCTCTCGGCCCGGAACTCGTCGATGACGTCGCTGAGCACCCGGGCGCACGTGGTCATGACCACGTCGTCGAGCGACGAGAAGTGATTGAAGACCGTGCGTCGTGACACGTCGGCGCGCTCGGCGAGCTCGTCGACGCTGAACCGGGCCTCTCCCCGCTCGCGGATGAGCGAGTCGGCGGCGTCGATAATCGCCAGACGGTGGCGCGCCTTGAGTTCGGCGCGCCGGTCGGGGGCGATCACGGCGGAAGTCACGTACTTACACTAAGTGCAACGACGCACGCAGTGCACAGAAATCCCACGGTTTTTGCTGCGATTTCGCTGGGAACCAGCGACGCCGTCGGCCCGGTACGGTTGATTCATCCCCGCCGTCTCGCACCGAGACTCAGCGCAGACCCCGAGGAGATCCCATGTCGGTCGGCTTGCTCGCCGTAGTCGATGACATCCTGACCGCCGCCCTCAAGGCGAGCGCGAAGACCGCAGGAGTCGTCATCGACGACGCGGCCGTCACACCCCAGTACGTCCAGGGCCTCACGCCGGCCCGCGAACTCCACGTCGTCAAGTGGATCGGGCTCGGCAGCCTCTTCAACAAGTTCATCATCATCATCCCGTTGGCGCTCCTGCTCTCCGCGTTCGCGCCGTGGGTCCTGCCGTTCCTGCTCATCATCGGCGGCACCTACCTCTGCTTCGAGGGAGCAGAGAAGGTCATGGAGTGGTTCGGCGTGCACCACGCCGTCGAGGACGCCGGTGCGCGCGACGAGAAGAAACTGATCTTCGGCGCTATCCGTACCGACCTGATCCTCAGCACCGAGATCATGCTCATCGCCCTGGCCGAGCTCGACCCCGACTTCGGCATCTGGATGACGCTCGGCGCACTCGCCGTCATCGGCCTGGCCATGACGATCGTCGTCTACGGCGCGGTCGCCCTCCTCGTGAAGATCGACGACATCGGTCTCGGCCTGATGAAGAACCCGGCACGTAAGGTGCGCCGCACGGGTGCGCGCATCGTCGCCGCGATGCCCACCGTGTTCCGCGTGATCAGCATCGTCGGCACGGTCGCGATGCTCTGGGTCGGCGGACACCTCGTCATCGCCAACCTCGCCGAGACCTTCTGGCACGGACCCTACGACCTCGTGCACGCCGTGACCCACGCGATCGAGGCCGCCGGCCCCGTCGTCGCCTGGATCGTCGACACGGCGATCTCGGCCGTGTTCGGTCTCGTGCTCGGCATGATCGTCGTGGGCATCGTGCTCGGGATGACGCGGCTGCTCAAGCGCAAGAACCCGGCCGCCGCGGCGCACTAGGCCGCGCTACTCCAGCTTCTCGAGCTCGGCGAGCGCCTCCCGGGCGCGCGCGATGCGGTCCGCCTCGGGCTCGTCCCACCAGTACGGGCCGCGTTCGCCGAGCCCGTGTTTCGCGAGGCCGACGCGCGTGCGCGCCGCGGCCACGGCGTCGGTGTCGCCGGCGCGCTTGGCGACGCCGACTCCGGAGCGACCACGACCGAGATGCGACTTCAGCGCCTCGACGAGGTCGGCGGGCAGGCACGGGTCGGTGCGACGCCAGCGCCGGCCGCCGATGACCATCCACCGGGCGTCATCGTCGGCGTGCGTCATCCGGGCCCTCGTGTTCTGTGACCTGAAACTGTCGGGAAAACACAAAAGGCCCGGATGACCGGGCCTGTGGTGCACCCCCCCGGA
Encoded here:
- a CDS encoding glycoside hydrolase family 13 protein, whose translation is MEPTEEWWRQGAVCQIYPRSFADSNGDALGDIAGITSRIDYLERLGIDAVWLSPFYPSALADGGYDVADYRDVDPRLGTLADFDELVAALHARGVKIVVDIVPNHTSDQHEWFQEALDAGRGSAARERYLFREGTGPDGAEPPTDWVSMFGGPAWERVADGQWYLHSFAVEQPDLNWANPEVRADFVTTLRFWSDRGVDGFRIDVAHMLTKDLTEPLLSRSELDALPVDGLHPMVDRDDVHEVYAEWRRVFDSYDPPRTAVAEAWVHRSRVPLYASRDSLGQAFNFDLLLADFDAAQFRRIVVDNLELAEQSGSSSTWVLSNHDVVRHATRYGLPHPDRDAGGAPVRKHGTDWVISGGVDPVLDRGRGERRARAATLFMLALPGASYIYQGEELGLHEVAEIGPEDRQDPTFFRSEGTDYGRDGCRVPLPWTASGSSFGFGPDGAHLPQPPWFADYSVEREEADASSTLSLYRRALALRRELQSAERLAWVDTGRDDVLRFRRPNGWEVVTNFGLLPFVLDRDDALLTSGPLDAGALPPDTTVWFGPGNTY
- a CDS encoding ABC transporter ATP-binding protein codes for the protein MTHAHQLAAEGITLAYGDRLVVESLDLAIAPGKITVIVGANGCGKSTLLRALARLLPPKEGRVMLDGTSLQQQHSKEIARTLGLLPQRPVAPEGIAVADLVGRGRHPHQRMLARWSPRDYEAVADALAATGISDLADRSVDELSGGQQQRVWIAMALAQETDILLLDEPTTFLDVAHQIEVLDLLTDLNRERGTTIVMVLHDLNLAARYADELVAVRDGRVHAIGGPGEVITEVVVKEVFGLDSRVIGDPLTGKPLVLPSGRHHVL
- a CDS encoding FecCD family ABC transporter permease — protein: MSGVALVAGRRARVRRRAALTGGIAAAVLAVFLLSLMVGNTFYGIDKVVRVILGETVPGASFTVGELRLPRATLGLITGFCFGIAGVTFQTMLRNPLASPDIIGISSGASAAAVVGIIVFGFTESAVSLLALGAALLTAAAIYLLANRKGFAGTRLILIGIGVAAMLDSVVSYVLSRAASWDLQMAMQWLTGSLNGASWSKIMPVALACVVLIPVLLLHERHLGALRLGDDSAAALGVHVQRTRVVLIVGAVALLAFATAASGPIAFVAFMAGPIAARIVGPGASLALSSGLVGALLVLSADLVGQFAFDNRYPVGVITGVLGAPYLVYLLIRSNRTGGSI
- a CDS encoding iron ABC transporter permease, whose protein sequence is MGLAVLALLFVLSVAFGTREVSFSEVFSALGGTTDGISEAAVIKRIPRTVLALLVGAALALSGATMQAVTRNPLADPGILGVSTGAGLAVVTGIAFFGMSDPFLYIWVAIGGAALAAAFVYTVGSLGRDGATPLKLALAGAAISATFSSLISAILLPRIDVLTTFRFWQIGGVGGATWDRVGLIIPFLVVGAAICFFSARGMNMLALGDDLAAGLGENVLRARLIAAAGAVILCGAATAIAGPIGFVGLVVPHLCRLIVGTDLRWLLPFSAVVGAALLVAADVVGRVVARPQEIEVGIITAFIGAPFFIWIVRRQRVREL
- a CDS encoding iron-siderophore ABC transporter substrate-binding protein, with amino-acid sequence MSSLRIFGVVAVATVALSLSACAPAADDTEAAAGDGVFPVTIEHVYGTTTIESKPERVATVAWSNHEVPLALGIVPVGMSKVTWGDDDDNGVLPWVEDTLEELGAETPVLFDETDGIDFEAVADTEPDVILAAYSGLSQEEYDTLSKIAPVVAYPDVAWGASLSEMTLLNSKALGLEAEGEQLVADLESETDAALANHPELEGKKVLFSFIDPTDFSQIGFYTSHDTRPGFLADHGLPMPEIVTEESEGTDEFYVTVSSEEADRFSDVDVFVTYGDAGGTIVADLQADPLLSQIPAIAAGNIVVFENGTPLAASANPSPLSIGWGVDEYFGLLAAPFAG
- a CDS encoding peptidase C39 family protein — encoded protein: MCTPIDDDLAAALAPDRLSLWTADRGPQPSTVYVERADGVPIAAVLATRRPATAATKIADVWLSDGAGAEAALAKLVDAVVDESLSRGDVAVKWQGVVASPERYGFTPLRTPYASAPGTEGVAGFVRWLRPVPHDEPPYYSQTSTFTCGAVTALLASEIRGSGGFGADAGNRDRELDFWRTASNYPTCEPVGLAVALRESLDDAAGTNPVEVFLDHDGPVLLESYTAAFDRSFRAELQANSLQKALGSDIAVRRERVSVAEIESRLRDGELALLLIDLEPMYGFTVPHWVLAHSAGDGVVVIDDPWISVNWGETWVDAHELPIATADLDRMLAWGDDGYRGVVFLRRP
- a CDS encoding alpha/beta fold hydrolase, with protein sequence MTMTTVRGTPIYHEIHGAGEPVLLLHGGFCSIEMMRPQLEALSGDYTVYAPERPGHGRSPDRAGPMGYAESVADTIAYLDEVGLADAHIVGFSDGAIIGLLVALQHPRRIRSLVSISGNLDPAGFVASSGEAEKNEGADVAADPDRARQWYDELSPDGPEHADVVMEKLTRLWTTEPAIAPADLARVESPTLIMAGDHDVIRLDHSALMAESIPGAQLCIVPGAGHGLLDERPGFVTFAVREFLAGLRA
- a CDS encoding MMPL family transporter gives rise to the protein MASLLYRIGRFSARRAWLVIVAWLAILALAGGAFALFGGTLSSAVSIPGTATQTVSDQLADEFPAASGGRGTVVFTTSDDEPFTEAQQTAIGDLLTDTEELDDVKATTNPFDTQAQIDGQADTIAAGRQQIADATTQLEAGQAQIDAAKAQIAAGQAQLDALAAQAGDSAAAQAQIAAGQAQIDAGTAQIEAQQTTLDEGRTELETQSTTLEDGASLLDLAAEIRQVSNDGTTAVAGIQFDKSLNLVPAEAKEAIVDAMNDADIDGVDVEVSNDIAASIPEILGPGEIGGVIFAAIVLFVMLGTLIGASLPLINAIIGVGVGVLASLALSGTVTMLSVTPVLGVMLGLAVGIDYSLFILNRHRTQLRNGVPLQESIGLANGTSGNAVVFAGSTVLIALLALNLTGIPFLGLMGTVGAICVLVAILIAVTLTPAVLSLVGDKILTKKARARIGKADEKSRVPQKPMNTVRAVITVVAGIAVLLIVAIPALSMRLGLPAGSSEPVDSSAYKAYKLIDDKFGAGVNGPLIVVADLDEAVTDDTLISEQVRIGTILKAENDVVAIAPIGASDDDMLLAFQVVPGEGPTSESTEQLVRDLRGLEIDGVATLGVAGNASGNIDVSEKLADALPLYLLVVVGLSLIILIFVFRSILVPVTATLGFVLSLFAAFGGITAVFQWGWLAPVFGVHDPGPILSFLPILVVGILFGLAMDYQLFLVSGMREAYAHGTPSRLAVQRGLHAGRSVVIAAALIMISVFGGFMFSNSVMIQSIGLGLALGVLLDAFVVRLLIIPAVMHLLGDAAWWMPKWLDRILPNVDVEGASLERSHPVPPADDPVLVAK
- a CDS encoding TetR/AcrR family transcriptional regulator, whose protein sequence is MTSAVIAPDRRAELKARHRLAIIDAADSLIRERGEARFSVDELAERADVSRRTVFNHFSSLDDVVMTTCARVLSDVIDEFRAESAATPAADGSRVTLFADITTVLRHIDLPTVIAYLCGVLGTGGDAHHAMNDIFIRATDQLTLEISGRASEIDDFEAAVLVSSLINGLAVTSAHWIAQTGAGLDDASRAVWAELLDRLIETIRRGY